One Beggiatoa leptomitoformis DNA segment encodes these proteins:
- a CDS encoding carboxypeptidase-like regulatory domain-containing protein: MLSRHFLVNCLTVFLLLLSGIMPPAYAQTNINFQEAQGTGINADTLQIKNMRVDLTIPDPANPAISKNVSSYYNITFRFDPVTLHFVPILESMSANCASFLVRVLNSQTATPLLTAHVLINGEDKIVDTNGFVQFDNVTSGQQIVTVSAEGFENSYQEITVQCGTNPQVDASLHPITASTPTTGGEEPVIDTPEPSVPTEEPTPPIIEPPPIVVDVPQLIRIQLDWGETPRDLDAHLTGPEPGLAASYGNDQDRFHLYFANKETSIAKLDTGEFSNTKPEVITIFPAVGAHQLRAGSYRFVVHHFAGAGSITTADAQVRLWIGNQAEQLFTPTIEGANILANASTDVWIVFELLVKEDGTVTVIPIQHYDTGFNPSSVRSAGG; this comes from the coding sequence ATGTTATCCAGACACTTTTTAGTGAATTGTCTGACAGTATTTTTATTGCTGTTAAGTGGGATTATGCCCCCCGCGTATGCACAAACAAATATTAACTTTCAGGAAGCGCAAGGCACAGGTATAAATGCAGATACCTTGCAAATTAAAAATATGCGTGTTGATTTAACCATTCCTGACCCAGCCAACCCCGCTATCTCCAAGAATGTCAGTTCTTATTACAATATTACCTTTCGTTTTGACCCTGTTACCCTGCATTTTGTGCCAATTTTAGAGAGTATGAGTGCAAATTGCGCGTCTTTTCTAGTGCGGGTGCTTAACTCACAAACGGCAACGCCATTACTTACCGCGCATGTGCTTATTAATGGCGAGGATAAAATCGTCGATACAAATGGCTTTGTTCAATTTGATAATGTGACTTCAGGTCAACAGATTGTCACTGTGAGTGCAGAAGGGTTTGAAAACAGCTATCAAGAAATTACCGTACAATGTGGGACAAATCCACAAGTTGACGCTTCTTTACATCCCATTACCGCATCAACGCCTACAACAGGTGGAGAAGAACCCGTTATTGATACCCCTGAACCGAGTGTACCAACAGAAGAGCCAACGCCACCCATTATTGAACCTCCCCCCATCGTTGTAGATGTTCCGCAACTTATTCGCATTCAACTAGATTGGGGTGAAACACCGCGCGATTTAGACGCACATCTAACAGGGCCAGAACCGGGATTAGCCGCTTCTTATGGGAATGATCAAGACCGTTTTCACTTGTACTTTGCAAATAAAGAAACCAGCATTGCAAAACTAGATACTGGCGAATTTAGTAATACAAAACCAGAAGTTATTACAATTTTTCCTGCTGTTGGGGCGCATCAACTGCGAGCAGGTTCTTATCGTTTTGTGGTACATCATTTTGCAGGAGCGGGGAGCATCACAACAGCGGATGCACAAGTCCGTTTATGGATAGGTAATCAGGCAGAACAGCTATTTACACCAACAATAGAGGGTGCGAATATCCTTGCTAATGCGAGTACGGATGTATGGATTGTTTTTGAACTATTGGTTAAAGAAGATGGAACAGTAACGGTTATTCCCATTCAACACTATGACACAGGATTTAATCCAAGTTCGGTACGAAGTGCTGGCGGATAG
- a CDS encoding DNA methyltransferase: MKNQIYYGDNLDVLRRYIKDESVDLCYIDPPFNSKRNYNQIYNNIGKEDAAQAQAFIDTWTWDDNANIGLAEIQSNYNGVFTEQSIDLITGLEKVLKKGALLAYLVSMTLRIAEIHRVLKPTGSFYLHCDPTASHYLKLVIDAIFCAKGGDFQNEIIWERTNAHNMKTKAYVRSNDTIFFYTKSSNFLFNTQFTDYGEQQLKRFKADEKGRLYKAENLTFSSANPSRQFQWRGSKPPAHRSWGASLEQLEKWYEEGRILLKKDGTPRLDGLKIYLDDTQGKPVTSNWTDINRIGNTSSERMGYPTQKPEALLERIIKASSNEGDVILDAYCGCGTTVAVAQKLKRQWIGIDITYQSIALILKRLEDQDAGALDNVLIAGVPKDFEAAEALANRKDDRTRKEFEKWIVLTYSKNRAIIKEQKGGDDGIDGVAYIPESTTENSKVLFSVKSNKKLTPAVVRELFGTVEREKAACGILLTLYPMPNLVKESKKYGVYRNQFTGNEYPKIQVICVQEIFEGQLINLPNVHKVLKKAEQHAEQMDLLDN, translated from the coding sequence ATGAAAAATCAAATTTACTACGGCGATAACCTAGATGTTTTACGCCGTTACATCAAAGATGAAAGCGTCGACTTGTGTTATATCGACCCGCCTTTTAATTCAAAACGCAATTACAACCAAATCTATAACAACATTGGCAAAGAAGACGCAGCCCAAGCACAAGCCTTTATCGACACTTGGACATGGGACGACAACGCGAATATCGGGCTTGCTGAAATCCAAAGTAATTATAACGGCGTTTTCACCGAACAAAGCATTGACTTGATAACGGGACTTGAAAAGGTTCTGAAAAAAGGGGCGTTATTAGCGTATTTAGTAAGCATGACACTGCGAATTGCTGAGATTCACCGCGTATTAAAACCAACGGGAAGTTTTTATCTGCATTGTGACCCAACCGCTAGCCATTATTTGAAATTGGTGATTGATGCAATTTTTTGTGCTAAAGGTGGGGATTTTCAAAACGAAATTATTTGGGAAAGAACAAATGCACACAACATGAAAACTAAGGCTTATGTACGTTCAAATGACACTATTTTCTTCTATACAAAATCTAGTAACTTTTTATTCAATACACAATTTACAGATTATGGCGAACAACAGTTAAAACGTTTTAAAGCTGATGAGAAAGGCAGGCTTTATAAAGCAGAAAATCTTACCTTTTCAAGTGCTAATCCTAGTCGACAATTCCAGTGGCGTGGCTCAAAACCACCAGCCCACCGTTCTTGGGGCGCGTCTTTAGAACAATTAGAAAAGTGGTATGAAGAAGGTCGCATACTATTGAAAAAAGACGGTACTCCTAGACTTGATGGCTTAAAAATTTATTTAGATGATACGCAAGGTAAACCTGTTACAAGTAATTGGACTGATATTAACCGTATTGGTAATACTTCATCTGAACGTATGGGTTATCCCACCCAAAAACCCGAAGCACTGCTTGAACGCATCATCAAAGCCAGTTCTAACGAAGGTGATGTTATTTTAGATGCTTACTGTGGTTGTGGAACAACCGTAGCTGTAGCTCAAAAACTCAAACGTCAGTGGATTGGGATTGATATTACTTATCAGAGTATTGCCCTTATTCTCAAACGTTTAGAAGACCAAGATGCAGGCGCGTTGGATAATGTGCTTATCGCAGGTGTGCCTAAAGATTTTGAAGCTGCTGAGGCTTTGGCCAATCGTAAAGATGACCGCACCCGCAAAGAGTTTGAAAAGTGGATTGTACTCACTTACTCGAAAAATAGGGCGATTATCAAGGAGCAGAAAGGTGGTGATGATGGAATCGATGGGGTTGCTTATATTCCTGAAAGTACAACAGAAAATAGTAAAGTTTTGTTTAGTGTGAAATCTAATAAAAAGCTAACGCCTGCGGTGGTTCGGGAACTATTCGGTACAGTAGAACGGGAAAAAGCGGCTTGCGGCATTTTGTTGACGCTATATCCAATGCCAAATTTAGTGAAAGAAAGCAAGAAATATGGGGTTTATCGTAACCAGTTTACGGGCAATGAATATCCGAAAATACAGGTTATTTGTGTGCAAGAAATATTCGAGGGTCAATTAATTAATTTGCCAAACGTACATAAAGTGTTGAAGAAAGCGGAACAACATGCTGAGCAAATGGATTTACTGGATAATTAA
- a CDS encoding DUF262 domain-containing protein — MKAHETHLQQIIGRAEQQFIVPLFQRTYSWDKKEWGDLWDDLSGLFEVDEEGKHKTHFLGAIVTIPANVIPHGVTQYLLIDGQQRLTTLFLLLTVIRDKTNDAQLANKIHEQQLVNKFSKNSEFYRLQPTQQDCAAFRTLIDREPITEALENSRIVRCYRFFEKKLATVENLEKLSQIISHQLIVVSIVLDPNENPHLVFESLNARGKPLTQADLIRNYFFMRIAVERQETVFEHYWKPMQDALGEALTEYIRHYLIAIKASNVRKTDVYMALKTWVDDNKKEIIESLKEIACYASYYHKILYPQDEPITKIRQALTRIKRIEVTVAYPFLLKCYHDYAQKKLNEDEFCQVLHLIENIIIRRSVCSIASNSLNKIFPSVYRDACRNFPTDFIKGVAEVLRTKDYPDDGKFKEELMTANFYSASESRERSKLILESLEASYGHKESIDYEGLTIEHVMPQTIKGSAWQKELGENWEVTHSLYLHTLGNLTLTAYNGELSNNAFFEKKKLFADSHLELNHYFANISEWNEEQIKQRSEMLAVRALTIWAYIGNKPATTRKNQEITGSKPVCLLIKGEILPVKQWRDVLVQTFNFIAKEEGERFEELANRLSQLICKQENAARRSEKLINGYYIEVNLSAEHIYRLCKQAIAYLDYPSDDWQVEFVS, encoded by the coding sequence ATGAAAGCACACGAAACCCATTTACAACAAATCATAGGTAGAGCAGAACAACAATTTATTGTCCCCCTTTTTCAACGGACATATAGCTGGGATAAAAAAGAATGGGGTGATTTATGGGATGACTTATCAGGTTTATTTGAAGTGGATGAAGAGGGTAAACACAAAACCCATTTTCTAGGCGCAATTGTAACGATTCCCGCCAACGTAATCCCTCATGGTGTTACGCAATACTTGCTTATTGATGGTCAACAGCGTTTAACAACCTTATTTCTTTTACTAACGGTTATTCGTGATAAAACAAACGATGCCCAACTTGCAAATAAAATTCATGAACAGCAATTAGTAAATAAATTTTCTAAAAACAGTGAATTCTATCGTTTACAACCTACACAGCAAGATTGTGCCGCATTCCGAACGCTGATTGATCGAGAACCCATAACGGAAGCATTAGAAAATAGCCGAATTGTAAGATGCTACCGCTTTTTCGAGAAAAAGCTGGCTACTGTAGAAAATTTAGAAAAATTAAGTCAAATCATCAGCCATCAGCTTATCGTTGTAAGCATTGTTTTAGACCCCAATGAAAACCCTCATCTTGTCTTTGAAAGCCTAAATGCACGCGGTAAACCATTGACACAAGCCGATTTAATCCGTAACTACTTTTTTATGCGTATTGCCGTAGAAAGACAAGAAACGGTTTTTGAACATTATTGGAAACCCATGCAAGATGCACTAGGCGAAGCACTCACCGAATATATTCGCCACTACCTCATCGCAATTAAAGCCAGTAATGTGCGAAAAACGGATGTCTATATGGCATTAAAAACATGGGTTGACGATAATAAAAAAGAAATTATCGAGAGTTTAAAAGAAATCGCCTGTTATGCCAGTTATTACCATAAGATTCTTTATCCTCAAGACGAGCCTATTACAAAGATAAGACAGGCACTCACACGCATTAAACGGATTGAAGTAACCGTTGCATATCCTTTTTTATTAAAGTGTTACCATGACTATGCGCAAAAAAAGTTAAATGAAGATGAATTCTGTCAAGTTTTACATCTCATAGAAAATATAATCATCCGCCGTTCTGTTTGTAGTATTGCGAGTAATTCGCTAAATAAAATTTTCCCCTCAGTCTATCGTGATGCCTGTCGTAACTTTCCGACTGATTTTATTAAAGGTGTTGCTGAAGTATTACGCACAAAAGACTACCCAGATGACGGAAAGTTCAAAGAAGAACTAATGACCGCTAATTTTTACAGTGCGAGCGAATCGCGTGAACGTAGCAAACTAATCCTAGAATCGTTAGAAGCAAGTTATGGACATAAAGAATCCATTGATTATGAAGGATTAACTATTGAACATGTGATGCCACAGACCATAAAAGGAAGCGCGTGGCAAAAAGAACTTGGTGAAAACTGGGAAGTAACACATAGTTTATATCTACATACATTGGGTAATTTAACCCTCACCGCCTATAACGGTGAATTATCCAATAACGCGTTTTTTGAAAAGAAAAAGCTATTTGCAGATAGCCACTTAGAGCTAAATCACTATTTTGCAAATATTTCTGAATGGAATGAAGAACAGATTAAACAACGTTCAGAAATGCTTGCGGTGCGTGCATTAACGATTTGGGCGTATATTGGTAATAAACCTGCCACCACTCGCAAAAACCAAGAAATTACGGGTAGCAAACCTGTATGTTTACTGATTAAAGGGGAAATATTGCCCGTAAAACAATGGCGTGATGTTTTAGTACAAACGTTCAATTTTATTGCTAAAGAGGAAGGCGAACGGTTTGAAGAATTAGCTAACCGTTTATCTCAACTTATTTGCAAGCAAGAAAATGCAGCACGACGCAGTGAAAAGCTAATAAATGGCTATTACATAGAAGTTAATTTAAGTGCGGAACATATATATCGTCTTTGTAAACAAGCCATTGCATACCTAGACTATCCATCAGATGATTGGCAAGTTGAATTTGTTTCCTAA
- the folE2 gene encoding GTP cyclohydrolase FolE2, with translation MNKPLTSIPDLSIPDTQRYKDTRQLVINKVGIKSIRHPICISDRAKRSQPTIATFNMYVMLSADNKGTHMSRFVKLLNELETPLSVETFPTLLAEMTKRLEAEQGFIETQFTYFVNKAAPITGVKSLLDYTVTLTGDYQNGITTQTTQVLVPVTSLCPCSKEISEYGAHNQRAHITVAVKTQATVWIEEIIEMVEAEASSELFGLLKRPDEKAVTERAYENPKFVEDVVRDVAARLNAESRILAYTVESENFESIHNHSAYALIERDKRK, from the coding sequence ATGAACAAACCGCTTACTTCGATTCCCGACTTATCTATTCCTGACACACAACGCTATAAAGACACGCGCCAATTAGTCATCAACAAAGTCGGCATAAAATCCATTCGCCATCCCATTTGCATCAGCGACCGCGCAAAACGTAGCCAGCCGACAATTGCAACCTTTAATATGTACGTTATGCTGTCTGCGGATAACAAAGGCACGCACATGTCACGGTTTGTTAAACTACTTAACGAATTAGAAACGCCGCTCAGTGTGGAAACCTTCCCTACACTTTTGGCAGAAATGACAAAGCGCTTAGAGGCAGAACAAGGATTTATAGAAACCCAATTTACCTACTTTGTGAACAAAGCCGCACCCATCACAGGCGTGAAAAGTTTACTTGACTACACCGTGACACTCACCGGTGATTATCAAAACGGCATTACCACACAAACCACGCAAGTGCTTGTCCCTGTTACAAGTTTATGTCCTTGTTCTAAAGAGATTTCTGAATATGGCGCACACAATCAACGCGCCCATATTACGGTTGCTGTAAAAACACAAGCAACGGTATGGATAGAAGAAATCATTGAAATGGTTGAAGCAGAAGCCTCTTCTGAATTATTTGGTTTATTAAAACGTCCTGATGAAAAAGCCGTGACAGAACGGGCGTATGAAAACCCCAAATTTGTAGAAGATGTCGTGCGCGATGTTGCTGCACGTTTAAATGCAGAATCACGGATTCTAGCGTACACCGTAGAATCAGAAAATTTTGAATCTATTCATAATCACTCAGCCTATGCACTGATTGAGCGGGATAAACGCAAATAG
- the dxs gene encoding 1-deoxy-D-xylulose-5-phosphate synthase, which yields MMIMKNTISLLEQIDTPAQLRTLSEEQLPLLADELREFLINTVSRIGGHFSSNLGTVELTIALHYVFNTPDDRVVWDVGHQSYPHKILTGRRDKMHTIRQLNGLSGFPKRTESEYDTFGVGHSSTSISAALGMAIAAKLAGVNRKVMAIIGDGALTAGMAFEALEHAGDVDANLLVILNDNDMSISPNVGGLSNYLAKILSSRFYTSVREGSKQLLQRMPTVRELARRAEEHVKGMVIPGTLFEELGFNYIGPIDGHDLSALIPTLRNMKALDGPQFLHVVTKKGKGYPIAEDNPCTYHGVTAFDPKTGKMAKKSASAPSYTQIFGQWLCDMATQDNKLVGITPAMREGSGLVDFSEKFPDRYFDVSIAEQHSVTLAAGLACEGYKPVVAIYSTFLQRAYDQLLHDVALQKLPVLFAIDRAGLVGADGATHAGTFDIAFMRCIPNMVIMTPADENECRQMLTTGFLHQEAPCAVRYPRGNGIGISVDQALTALPIGKAELRRQGHKVALLVFGTLLQVAAEAAEQLDATVVNMRFVKPLDNDMILNIAQQHDLIVTIEEGCIMGGAGSAVSEYLHTQAIVIPVLQLGLPDSFLEHGTQAQMLADCGLDVVGIVRSVTRRLSLIQPANYLTNVSVVGKSK from the coding sequence ATGATGATTATGAAAAACACAATTTCCTTATTAGAACAAATCGACACCCCCGCTCAGTTGCGCACGCTATCAGAGGAGCAACTCCCTTTGTTAGCAGATGAATTGCGTGAATTTTTGATTAATACTGTCAGTCGCATCGGCGGGCATTTTTCCTCTAATCTCGGCACAGTAGAACTCACGATAGCATTACATTATGTTTTTAATACCCCTGATGACCGTGTGGTTTGGGATGTAGGACATCAAAGTTATCCCCATAAAATTTTAACGGGACGACGCGATAAAATGCACACGATTCGCCAACTCAATGGTTTATCAGGATTCCCCAAACGAACAGAAAGCGAATACGATACATTTGGTGTAGGACATTCCAGCACGTCTATTAGTGCTGCTTTAGGAATGGCAATTGCCGCTAAATTAGCAGGCGTTAATCGTAAAGTAATGGCTATCATAGGCGATGGCGCACTGACTGCGGGGATGGCATTTGAAGCGTTAGAACATGCGGGCGATGTGGATGCCAATTTATTAGTTATTTTAAACGATAACGATATGTCGATTTCACCCAATGTGGGTGGCTTATCAAATTATTTGGCTAAAATATTGTCTAGCCGATTCTATACGTCTGTACGCGAAGGTAGTAAACAGTTATTACAGCGGATGCCTACTGTCCGTGAACTCGCTAGGCGTGCGGAGGAACACGTTAAGGGAATGGTTATTCCGGGTACTTTGTTTGAAGAACTGGGTTTTAACTATATAGGCCCAATTGATGGACATGATTTGTCTGCCTTAATCCCCACATTACGTAATATGAAAGCCTTAGATGGCCCTCAATTCCTTCATGTTGTTACTAAAAAAGGCAAAGGTTATCCCATTGCAGAAGATAATCCATGTACTTATCACGGTGTCACTGCGTTTGACCCGAAAACAGGGAAAATGGCGAAAAAATCCGCCAGCGCGCCCAGTTATACCCAAATTTTTGGGCAATGGCTGTGTGACATGGCAACACAAGATAACAAACTTGTTGGTATTACCCCCGCTATGCGTGAAGGCTCAGGTTTAGTCGACTTCTCAGAAAAATTTCCCGACCGTTACTTTGATGTCAGTATTGCAGAACAACATAGCGTTACCCTTGCAGCAGGGCTTGCGTGTGAAGGCTATAAACCTGTTGTGGCGATTTACTCCACCTTTTTACAACGGGCTTACGACCAACTATTACACGATGTCGCCTTACAAAAACTCCCCGTTCTTTTCGCCATAGACCGCGCAGGCCTAGTCGGTGCAGATGGTGCAACCCATGCAGGCACATTTGATATTGCCTTTATGCGCTGTATCCCCAACATGGTGATTATGACCCCTGCCGATGAAAATGAATGTCGACAAATGCTTACCACTGGTTTTTTACACCAAGAAGCGCCTTGTGCTGTTCGTTATCCGCGTGGTAACGGTATCGGTATCAGTGTTGACCAAGCACTCACTGCACTCCCTATCGGTAAAGCAGAATTACGTCGCCAAGGACACAAAGTTGCACTACTCGTCTTTGGTACACTACTGCAAGTCGCCGCCGAAGCCGCAGAACAACTAGATGCAACGGTTGTTAATATGCGCTTTGTAAAACCGCTAGATAACGACATGATTTTAAACATTGCCCAACAACACGATTTAATCGTCACCATTGAAGAAGGCTGTATTATGGGGGGGGCAGGCAGTGCCGTGAGTGAATATTTACATACGCAAGCCATTGTTATTCCAGTCTTACAACTAGGCTTACCCGACAGCTTCCTTGAACATGGCACACAAGCCCAAATGTTAGCTGATTGTGGACTGGATGTAGTGGGCATTGTGCGCTCTGTCACACGCCGTCTTAGCCTCATTCAACCCGCGAATTATTTAACCAATGTCAGTGTTGTTGGGAAAAGTAAATAA
- a CDS encoding DUF349 domain-containing protein encodes MTTYIQTYPTRFSNDISRDIMILDKIIKPKWQHRNPEVRKQAVEDLTDLTLISDIARKDESPLVRLTAVRKLKDLTLLNEIAQTDTDKEVKEFVSQRFKDFLSGRKEGIDLPTRLQWVTQLNDSNLLEQLARTGKEAELRLAALNKVTRESLCGDLAIEDPDNQVRTTAAEKITQKSTLERVFKALRNKDKKISQLMRERLDVLIEASERPAKIKAEAERICSRLELLLKAKAWEQPNDTEFKRLQVDWTTIATEAEPTYINRYQQAEQLFTKNFQSYQQTQAELREREAAFIPLREVKQTLYDQLVALLTSLEADPATTDVTQTLDSLQMQWDAITSLPQAEEEQWQNRFKQALTTAQKYQQTAQTFHSVTQALERILRRAENLLKNQQDTQKAQHTKELESAWEAVTQPENKPELLKTLNIRFNDTVKALKTSMEEQNEHREQAVKTLKQILKDIETALETGELHTAMPLEQQAKDLAQQHPGLLNRNKNLEARLHGISAKIRELHSWERWGDNVEREQLCAEMEELAINPDDDPEVTARLIREAQAKWKSLGTHGYPQALWERFNKACNTAYKPCQEHFEVQAKEREKNYQQKQTLCDQLETFAAQIDWHNPDWKQIYNTIRDIDKAWRQLGPTNRKARKIISTRYEKMMGNIEKYLDEERKDNQKQREQLIEKVKATQTYDDVEKAINEVKGLQAEWHVSVPGSRGRERQLWKAFRSACDIVFERRKEKQDAFKKELQTHYDAKVAVCEKIEALTQLDGEAFKDAVGQLKKLQKEWHDVGEVPKKQKDTLDDRYKKVCKQLEQKYQAHLVLEKRAQLQLLRQKAALCIQLERAEIIDIDSQIADAQNQWAALATLENMQLEQSITIRFATANDMVKTGEQVYNPAVLQAQSVLCLRLEILAGVPSPPEAAEARMAYQVARLSQVMSGEAQARTDKFAEVQEIERAWHLSGATAGDDALKLEQRFYHALESFYAS; translated from the coding sequence ATGACAACCTACATTCAGACTTACCCTACTCGTTTCTCAAACGACATATCGCGGGATATCATGATTCTTGACAAGATTATCAAACCCAAATGGCAGCATCGTAACCCAGAGGTTCGAAAACAAGCTGTTGAAGACCTAACTGATTTGACGCTGATTAGCGACATCGCACGTAAAGACGAATCCCCTCTTGTGCGTCTTACCGCTGTTCGCAAATTAAAAGACCTAACCCTACTCAATGAAATAGCCCAAACCGATACCGACAAAGAAGTTAAAGAATTTGTCAGCCAACGGTTTAAAGATTTTCTAAGCGGACGTAAAGAAGGCATAGACCTACCTACACGCCTACAATGGGTAACACAACTCAATGATAGTAACCTACTAGAACAGCTTGCCCGCACAGGTAAAGAAGCCGAATTGCGGCTAGCTGCTTTAAACAAAGTTACCCGCGAAAGCCTCTGTGGAGACCTCGCAATTGAAGACCCAGACAATCAAGTCAGAACAACTGCCGCAGAAAAAATCACACAAAAATCCACCTTAGAACGTGTCTTTAAAGCACTGCGAAATAAAGATAAAAAAATCAGTCAACTCATGCGAGAACGTCTGGATGTCCTAATAGAAGCCAGCGAACGCCCTGCCAAAATTAAAGCGGAAGCCGAGCGTATTTGTAGCCGTTTAGAACTCCTGCTCAAAGCGAAAGCGTGGGAACAACCCAATGACACAGAATTTAAACGCTTACAAGTAGATTGGACAACCATTGCAACCGAAGCAGAACCAACATACATAAACCGCTACCAACAAGCCGAACAACTCTTTACAAAAAATTTTCAAAGTTACCAACAAACTCAAGCCGAACTGCGTGAACGCGAAGCCGCCTTTATTCCACTACGCGAGGTCAAACAAACCCTGTATGACCAACTGGTTGCCCTGCTTACAAGCCTAGAAGCCGACCCAGCAACAACGGATGTCACACAAACGTTAGACAGCCTACAAATGCAATGGGATGCTATCACCAGTTTACCCCAAGCAGAAGAAGAACAGTGGCAAAATCGCTTTAAACAAGCCTTGACAACCGCCCAAAAATATCAGCAAACTGCACAAACATTCCACAGCGTTACCCAAGCACTTGAACGCATTTTGCGTCGCGCCGAAAACTTGTTAAAGAACCAACAAGACACACAAAAAGCCCAACATACAAAAGAATTAGAAAGCGCGTGGGAAGCTGTTACCCAACCCGAAAACAAGCCAGAATTGTTGAAAACCCTCAACATTCGTTTCAATGACACTGTCAAAGCGTTAAAAACCTCTATGGAAGAACAGAACGAACACCGTGAGCAAGCCGTAAAAACGCTGAAGCAAATTCTTAAAGATATTGAAACCGCTTTAGAAACAGGCGAATTGCACACCGCAATGCCCCTAGAGCAACAAGCAAAAGACCTTGCTCAACAACATCCCGGATTGCTCAATCGCAACAAAAATTTAGAAGCGCGGCTACATGGTATTTCTGCCAAAATTCGTGAACTCCACAGCTGGGAACGTTGGGGCGACAATGTTGAGCGAGAACAGTTATGCGCAGAAATGGAAGAACTGGCAATTAATCCTGATGATGACCCAGAAGTAACAGCGCGTCTCATTCGTGAAGCCCAAGCAAAATGGAAAAGTTTAGGGACACATGGCTATCCACAAGCCCTGTGGGAACGGTTTAATAAAGCCTGCAATACCGCTTATAAACCTTGCCAAGAACATTTTGAAGTACAAGCGAAAGAACGAGAAAAGAATTATCAACAGAAACAAACCTTATGCGACCAGTTAGAAACATTTGCCGCCCAAATAGATTGGCACAATCCCGACTGGAAACAGATTTACAACACCATTCGTGACATAGACAAAGCATGGCGACAATTAGGGCCGACGAATCGCAAAGCCCGCAAAATCATCTCTACCCGCTATGAAAAAATGATGGGTAATATCGAGAAATATCTCGACGAAGAGCGTAAAGACAATCAAAAACAACGTGAACAACTGATTGAGAAAGTCAAAGCCACACAAACTTATGATGATGTGGAAAAAGCCATTAATGAAGTCAAAGGCCTACAAGCAGAATGGCATGTAAGCGTTCCCGGCTCGCGTGGCAGAGAACGACAACTATGGAAAGCTTTCCGCAGTGCTTGCGATATAGTGTTTGAACGACGCAAAGAAAAACAAGATGCGTTTAAGAAAGAACTACAAACCCATTACGACGCGAAAGTAGCTGTCTGTGAAAAAATTGAAGCCCTCACCCAACTAGATGGGGAAGCATTTAAAGACGCAGTCGGACAACTGAAAAAACTGCAAAAAGAATGGCATGATGTTGGTGAAGTGCCGAAAAAACAGAAAGATACCCTAGATGACCGCTACAAAAAAGTTTGCAAACAACTGGAACAGAAATATCAAGCCCATTTAGTCTTAGAAAAACGGGCGCAATTACAACTGTTACGGCAAAAAGCTGCCTTGTGTATTCAACTGGAACGTGCGGAAATTATTGATATAGACAGCCAGATTGCCGATGCACAAAACCAATGGGCTGCATTAGCAACACTGGAAAATATGCAGTTAGAGCAATCTATTACGATTCGTTTTGCAACTGCTAACGACATGGTTAAAACAGGTGAACAAGTTTATAACCCAGCCGTTTTGCAAGCGCAATCTGTTTTATGTTTGCGCCTAGAAATTTTGGCAGGTGTGCCTTCTCCACCTGAAGCCGCAGAAGCACGTATGGCGTATCAAGTTGCACGTTTATCACAAGTAATGAGTGGTGAAGCACAAGCACGTACAGATAAATTCGCAGAAGTGCAAGAAATTGAACGCGCATGGCACTTAAGCGGTGCAACGGCGGGCGATGACGCGCTCAAATTAGAACAACGTTTTTATCATGCGTTAGAATCATTTTACGCAAGCTAA